The Apium graveolens cultivar Ventura chromosome 11, ASM990537v1, whole genome shotgun sequence genome has a window encoding:
- the LOC141697277 gene encoding proton pump-interactor 1-like, producing MDMGVDCLGTELAQVVVETKTEGNILLHKENGILNKDSDIKFGSHGTEEIGKKDVNDLPDNSIPVDAVDEWPAPKLIHTFYMVKYRSYDDQKTKGLLDQADKELRNINQARSQIFEKLRAKRADRAQVISQLKAFVDENKQFRQIIDEKRKEIEPLHQALGQLRKSNSGDKERIYICSSEEELNRVIKSLRYRMEHESIPLTEEKQIMREIKELEGTREKVIANAVVTAKIRDSVGEKGAIQDQVKLIGSGLDGVRKEKKVVETKLNQLFEEKETIGKMIVDLEKELEINLEDREKAYEKIRELRKQLDEGNAPYFQNRTTLNKARELAAKKDVKGLRDFADKEMETFMSRWSSTKAFSDDYERRIVLSLDMRQLSRDGRMRNPNEKPLVEKEPPPPVESEIVAKPHLKKLKEDSNTSINQKEKTVKQQNETSKAPDPASTVVASVVKDEFEMVEKEPLPVKNRVEKDLLTSKNKFDEVDEAKLKELKREEEIAKAKQAQERKKKLAEKAAAKAAIKAQKEAEKKQKDREKKEKKKAAASVSVATADMVDETETADEVVKAKAVPKTKERKEKTVVKQRGGVRVKGPDSLPKIILKRKKATNYWVCAAVLAAILVVLLSVMGYYYLM from the exons ATGGATATGGGCGTGGACTGTTTGGGGACCGAATTGGCCCAGGTTGTTGTGGAGACAAAAACAGAAGGTAACATCTTGCTGCACAAAGAAAATGGGATATTGAACAAAGATTCAGATATAAAATTTGGTTCACATGGAACGGAGGAGATTGGTAAAAAAGATGTAAATGATTTGCCAGATAATAGCATTCCTGTGGATGCAGTTGATGAATGGCCTGCACCTAAGCTGATCCACACCTTTTATATGGTCAAATATCGGTCGTATGACGACCAGAAAACAAAAGGCCTGTTGGACCAGGCTGACAAAGAGCTTAGAAATATCAACCAAGCTCGATCTCAAATCTTCGAAAAACTAAGGGCTAAAAGA GCGGATCGAGCCCAAGTGATTTCTCAGTTGAAGGCTTTTGTTGATGAAAATAAGCAGTTCAGGCAAATCATAGATGAGAAGAGAAAAGAAATAGAACCTCTGCATCAGGCTTTAGGCCAATTGCGCAAATCAAACTCTGGAGATAAAGAGAGGATCTATATATGTTCTTCTGAGGAAGAGCTAAATAGAGTC ATCAAGAGTCTACGATACCGCATGGAACATGAGAGCATTCCCTTGACTGAAGAGAAGCAAATTATGAGAGAAATTAAAGAGCTAGAAGGGACACGGGAAAAAGTTATTGCCAATGCTGTTGTTACGGCTAAGATTCGGGATTCAGTGGGGGAGAAAGGCGCCATTCAAGATCAGGTTAAG CTAATAGGTTCTGGTCTCGATGGAGTTCGAAAAGAGAAGAAAGTAGTAGAGACCAAGCTTAATCAGCTTTTTGAAGAAAAGGAGACCATAGGTAAGATGATTGTGGATTTAGAGAAAGAATTGGAGATTAATTTAGAGGATAGGGAAAAGGCTTATGAAAAGATTCGGGAACTGAGGAAACAACTTGATGAAGGG AATGCTCCCTACTTTCAAAATCGTACAACCTTGAACAAGGCCAGGGAGCTTGCTGCAAAGAAAGATGTTAAAGGTCTTCGAGATTTCGCGGATAAAGAG ATGGAGACATTTATGTCTCGTTGGAGTAGTACCAAGGCATTTAGTGATGATTATGAGAGGCGAATTGTCCTGAGTCTAGACATGCGACAATTGAGTAGGGATGGACGAATGAGGAACCCTAATGAGAAGCCATTAGTGGAAAAGGAGCCACCACCCCCTGTCGAAAGTGAAATAGTGGCAAAACCACATCTGAAAAAACTGAAGGAAGATTCCAATACTTCAATCAACCAGAAAGAGAAAACTGTGAAACAACAAAATGAAACAAGTAAAGCACCAGATCCTGCAAGTACCGTAGTAGCGAGTGTCGTGAAAGATGAGTTTGAAATGGTAGAAAAAGAACCTCTTCCGGTGAAAAATAGAGTTGAAAAGGATCTTCTTACTTCGAAAAATAAATTTGATGAAGTTGACGAGGCTAAGCTGAAGGAGTTAAAGAGAGAGGAAGAGATTGCTAAGGCTAAGCAGGCTCAGGAGAGAAAGAAGAAATTGGCAGAGAAAGCGGCAGCAAAAGCAGCTATAAAAGCTCAAAAGGAAGCTGAAAAGAAACAAAAGG ATCGCGagaaaaaagagaagaaaaaagcTGCAGCTTCGGTATCCGTTGCAACAGCTGATATGGTTGATGAAACAGAAACTGCTGATGAGGTTGTTAAGGCAAAAGCAGTGCCAAAGACCAAGGAAAGAAAAGAGAAAACGGTGGTGAAGCAGCGGGGCGGGGTCCGAGTAAAAGGACCTGATTCTCTTCCTAAGATTATACTCAAGAGGAAGAAAGCAACAAACTATTGGGTTTGTGCTGCAGTTCTTGCCGCTATCTTAGTTGTGCTGCTATCGGTGATGGGATACTATTATCTAATGTGA
- the LOC141697741 gene encoding putative bifunctional methylthioribulose-1-phosphate dehydratase/enolase-phosphatase E1 1, whose translation MNGIKTSSATTTQAYLESNQVKQTKNLITELCRQFYTLGWVSGTGGSITIKVHDDCIPKPQQLILMSPSGVQKERMVDEDMYVLSSTGSILFSPLPKPYPHKPPKCSDCAPLFMKAYEMRNAGAVIHSHGMESCIATMINPLAKEFRITHMEMIKGIQGHGYYDELVVPIIENTAQERELTESLAAAIEAYPKSTAVLVRNHGVYIWGDSWISAKTQAECYHYLFEAAIKLHQLGLDCSTPNHGPIRSFKELSEVDHSVNTSVKAGNAIYENGFEPSHRCIVLDIEGTTTPISFVTDVLFPYARENVGNHLDATYDSAETQDDMKLLRAQVEDDLKQGIVGALPIPPDSAGKGEVVAALVANAEAMIKADRKITSLKQLQGHIWRTGFQKSEIEGVVFDDVPEALEKWHASGIKVYIYSSGSRLAQRLLFGYTNYGDLRKYLCGYFDTTVGNKKETRSYLEISEYLGVHKPSDILFVTDVYQEGAAAKAAGLDVIISVRPGNGPLPENHGFKTVTSFSEI comes from the exons ATGAACGGAATAAAAACATCCTCAGCAACGACAACACAAGCGTACTTAGAAAGCAACCAAGTAAAACAAACAAAGAATCTTATTACAGAACTGTGCCGTCAGTTCTACACATTAGGTTGGGTTTCTGGTACAGGTGGAAGCATCACCATTAAAGTACATGATGATTGTATTCCTAAGCCTCAACAACTCATTCTCATGTCCCCTTCTG GTGTTCAGAAAGAAAGAATGGTGGATGAAGATATGTATGTGTTATCTTCAACTGGGTCGATTTTGTTTTCGCCTTTGCCTAAGCCTTATCCTCACAAGCCTCCTAAGTGTTCTGATTGTGCTCCTCTTTTTATGAAG GCATATGAGATGCGTAATGCTGGTGCTGTCATCCATAGTCATGGGATGGAATCTTGTATCGCGACAATGATCAATCCCTTAGCTAAAGAGTTCCGT ATCACCCATATGGAAATGATAAAAGGCATTCAGGGGCATGGTTACTACGATGAGCTTGTGGTTCCCATAATTGAAAACACTGCTCAGGAGCGGGAGCTTACAGAATCTCTTGCTGCTGCA ATTGAAGCTTACCCAAAGTCAACAGCTGTGCTGGTGCGAAACCATGGCGTTTATATATGGGGTGACTCCTGGATCAGTGCAAAAACTCAG GCTGAATGTTATCATTATCTCTTTGAGGCGGCTATCAAGCTTCATCAGTTGGGTCTGGATTGTTCTACACCTAATCATGGTCCAATACGAAGTTTTAAAGAACTTTCGGAAGTTGACCATAGTGTCAACACGTCTGTCAAGGCCGGGAATGCAATTTACGAAAATGGATTTGAGCCGTCGCAT CGTTGCATTGTCCTTGACATTGAAGGGACCACTACTCCTATATCGTTTGTTACTGATGTTCTCTTTCCATATGCCCGTGAAAATGTGGGAAACCATTTAGATGCAACATATGATAGTGCAGAAACTCAAGACGATATGAAACTGTTACGTGCTCAG GTAGAAGATGATCTCAAGCAGGGAATAGTAGGTGCCTTGCCCATTCCACCTGATAGTGCAGGAAAAGGAGAGGTAGTTGCAGCTTTGGTTGCTAATGCGGAAGCAATGATAAAAGCTGATAGGAAAATTACTTCCTTGAAACAATTACAA GGTCATATCTGGAGAACTGGATTTCAGAAAAGTGAAATTGAAGGAGTAGTTTTCGATGACGTACCTGAAGCTCTTGAGAAGTGGCATGCTTCAGGAATCAAG GTATACATATATTCCAGTGGTAGCAGATTGGCACAGAGGCTTTTGTTTGGTTACACAAATTATGGTGACCTGAGAAAGTACTTGTGTGGATACTTTGACACCACCGTGGG GAATAAAAAAGAAACAAGAAGTTATTTAGAAATTTCAGAATATCTTGGAGTGCATAAGCCATCAGACATCTTGTTCGTTACTGATGTCTATCAAGAAGGTGCAGCTGCAAAGGCAGCAG GTTTGGACGTGATCATTTCTGTTCGGCCAGGGAACGGTCCTCTTCCAGAAAATCACGGATTCAAGACTGTAACATCTTTTTCAGAAATATAG